A genome region from Carassius gibelio isolate Cgi1373 ecotype wild population from Czech Republic chromosome A23, carGib1.2-hapl.c, whole genome shotgun sequence includes the following:
- the LOC127944540 gene encoding cytochrome c oxidase subunit 4 isoform 2, mitochondrial isoform X2, which produces MRELSRSSRVRKIMLHVTAGRIAGLLSRRGGAAFSSSSSRMASHGHVGVTEQADMSVPLYCDRLDTPLPDRPYKDTLSAADESLKQKEKGPWNSLSKEEKLTLYRMMFNETYAEMKKPTGEWKTVWGGIFFFIGLTGLVVLWQTHYVYPPQPPTFDDEWQAMQVKRMLDMRVNPVEGFSAKWDYEKGQWK; this is translated from the exons ATGCTCCACGTGACAGCAGGACGTATAGCGGGGCTTTTGTCCAGACGCGGAGGGGCTGCATTCAGCTCCAGCAGCAGCAGGATGGCCAGTCATGGGCATG TTGGGGTGACAGAACAGGCTGATATGTCTGTACCCCTGTACTGTGACCGACTGGACACTCCTCTGCCTGATAGACCATACAAGGACACCCTCAGTGCTGCAGACGAGAGCCTGAAGCAGAAGGAGAAAGGTCCCTGGAACAGCCTCTCTAAAGAAGAGAAACTTACCT TGTACAGGATGATGTTCAATGAGACATATGCTGAGATGAAGAAACCAACTGGTGAGTGGAAGACTGTGTGGGGCGGCATCTTTTTCTTCATTGGGTTAACTGGCCTGGTTGTTCTCTGGCAAACGCATTATG TGTATCCCCCTCAACCTCCAACTTTTGATGACGAATGGCAGGCTATGCAGGTGAAGAGGATGCTGGACATGCGGGTGAACCCTGTGGAGGGTTTCTCAGCCAAATGGGACTATGAGAAGGGCCAGTGGAAATAG
- the LOC127944540 gene encoding cytochrome c oxidase subunit 4 isoform 2, mitochondrial isoform X1: MLHVTAGRIAGLLSRRGGAAFSSSSSRMASHGHVGVTEQADMSVPLYCDRLDTPLPDRPYKDTLSAADESLKQKEKGPWNSLSKEEKLTLYRMMFNETYAEMKKPTGEWKTVWGGIFFFIGLTGLVVLWQTHYVYPPQPPTFDDEWQAMQVKRMLDMRVNPVEGFSAKWDYEKGQWK, translated from the exons ATGCTCCACGTGACAGCAGGACGTATAGCGGGGCTTTTGTCCAGACGCGGAGGGGCTGCATTCAGCTCCAGCAGCAGCAGGATGGCCAGTCATGGGCATG TTGGGGTGACAGAACAGGCTGATATGTCTGTACCCCTGTACTGTGACCGACTGGACACTCCTCTGCCTGATAGACCATACAAGGACACCCTCAGTGCTGCAGACGAGAGCCTGAAGCAGAAGGAGAAAGGTCCCTGGAACAGCCTCTCTAAAGAAGAGAAACTTACCT TGTACAGGATGATGTTCAATGAGACATATGCTGAGATGAAGAAACCAACTGGTGAGTGGAAGACTGTGTGGGGCGGCATCTTTTTCTTCATTGGGTTAACTGGCCTGGTTGTTCTCTGGCAAACGCATTATG TGTATCCCCCTCAACCTCCAACTTTTGATGACGAATGGCAGGCTATGCAGGTGAAGAGGATGCTGGACATGCGGGTGAACCCTGTGGAGGGTTTCTCAGCCAAATGGGACTATGAGAAGGGCCAGTGGAAATAG
- the LOC127944540 gene encoding cytochrome c oxidase subunit 4 isoform 2, mitochondrial isoform X3, which yields MRELSRSSRMLHVTAGRIAGLLSRRGGAAFSSSSSRMASHGHVGVTEQADMSVPLYCDRLDTPLPDRPYKDTLSAADESLKQKEKGPWNSLSKEEKLTLYRMMFNETYAEMKKPTGEWKTVWGGIFFFIGLTGLVVLWQTHYVYPPQPPTFDDEWQAMQVKRMLDMRVNPVEGFSAKWDYEKGQWK from the exons ATGCTCCACGTGACAGCAGGACGTATAGCGGGGCTTTTGTCCAGACGCGGAGGGGCTGCATTCAGCTCCAGCAGCAGCAGGATGGCCAGTCATGGGCATG TTGGGGTGACAGAACAGGCTGATATGTCTGTACCCCTGTACTGTGACCGACTGGACACTCCTCTGCCTGATAGACCATACAAGGACACCCTCAGTGCTGCAGACGAGAGCCTGAAGCAGAAGGAGAAAGGTCCCTGGAACAGCCTCTCTAAAGAAGAGAAACTTACCT TGTACAGGATGATGTTCAATGAGACATATGCTGAGATGAAGAAACCAACTGGTGAGTGGAAGACTGTGTGGGGCGGCATCTTTTTCTTCATTGGGTTAACTGGCCTGGTTGTTCTCTGGCAAACGCATTATG TGTATCCCCCTCAACCTCCAACTTTTGATGACGAATGGCAGGCTATGCAGGTGAAGAGGATGCTGGACATGCGGGTGAACCCTGTGGAGGGTTTCTCAGCCAAATGGGACTATGAGAAGGGCCAGTGGAAATAG